The Theileria annulata chromosome 3, complete sequence, *** SEQUENCING IN PROGRESS *** genome has a segment encoding these proteins:
- a CDS encoding DNA helicase (ruvB-like protein), putative (note;~Tap-24g11.q1c.C.cand.70 - score = 41.34) codes for MSKTIEVSDVTKIERIGIHSHITGLGLDEYLNPKYQKDGLVGQLQARRAAGVVVNMLKEGKIGGRAILLAGQPGSGKTAIAMAISKALGTDVPFTHINASEVYSMEMSKTESLTQAFRKSIGLKVREECEVIEGEVTEIEVDKFTNAAPTTWGTPRDKVGKMTMKTTDMETLYDIGGKLIDALKRENVSVGDIIQIDKSSGRVTKLGRAYSYSHDYDAMSPNVNFIPCPSGELQRRKEVVHTVTLHDVDVINSSMNICRSQGFLSLFTGDTGEIKSEIRDQIDLKVQEWQDDGRAELIQGVLFIDEVHMLDIECFSYLSRFRLFTQYYLLRYLYSFILFVRALEADNCPIVIMATNRGITRIRGTDYKSPHGIPLDVLDRVLIIPTFPYQPEDTKLIITERCTEEDVDVEEDSLELLVKVATDISLRYALQLITASSLIRKRKGGGSVTCDDIKRSFNLFLDSKRSTKYLINFQHDYMFSELKPNDEKMDED; via the exons atgagtAAAACTATAGAAGTATCTGATGTAACAAAGATAGAGCGGATTGGGATCCACTCTCACATAACTGGGCTAGGCCTCGACGAATATCTAAACCCTAAATACCAAAAAGATGGCCTTGTAGGACAACTTCAAGCAAGAAGAGCGGCAG GAGTAGTAGTGAATATGCTAAAAGAAGGAAAGATTGGAGGCAGAGCTATCTTACTAGCAGGCCAACCTGGAAGTGGGAAAACAGCAATTGCAATGGCGATTTCTAAAGCACTAGGAACA GACGTCCCTTTTACTCATATAAATGCATCAGAGGTTTATTCAATGGAAATGAGTAAAACTGAGTCACTGACTCAGGCGTTTAGGAAATCTATAGGTCTGAAAGTTAGGGAGGAGTGCGAAGTGATAGAAGGGGAAGTGACTGAGATTGAAGTTGACAAGTTTACCAATGCTGCACCAACTACTTGGGGAACTCCAAGGGACAAGGTTGGGAAAATGACCATGAAAACCACCGACATGGAGACCTTGTACGATATCGGCGGGAAGCTAATTGACGCCCTTAAGCGTGAAAATGTTTCAGTCGGTGACATCATTCAAATCGACAAGAGTTCTGGAAGAGTTACTAAACTAGGCAGAGCCTATTCCTACTCTCACGACTACGACGCAATGTCTCCTAACGTCAACTTCATCCCATGCCCTTCCGGCGAACTTCAAAGACGTAAAGAAGTTGTTCATACCGTCACTTTACATGATGTTGatgttattaattctag CATGAATATTTGTAGATCTCAAGGATTTTTATCACTGTTTACTGGAGACACTGGGGAGATTAAGTCTGAGATCAGGGACcaaattgatttaaaagtTCAGGAATGGCAAGATGACGGAAGAGCTGAGCTCATTCAAGGTGTTTTATTCATCGACGAAGTTCACATGCTGGATATAGAGTGTTTTTCATATCTCTCAAGGTTCAGATTGTTTACACAATACTACTTACTCAgatatttatatagttttatattatttgttagGGCATTGGAGGCTGATAATTGTCCAATTGTAATAATGGCAACAAATCGAGGAATAACGAGAATTAGAGGAACCGACTATAAATCACCTCACGGAATACCCCTTGATGTTCTTGATAGAGTTTTAATCATTCCCACCTTCCCATATCAACCCGAAGATACTAAACTC ATAATAACCGAACGATGTACTGAAGAGGATGTGGATGTTGAGGAGGATTCTTTGGAGCTTCTAGTCAAGGTCGCCACTGATATTTCACTCAGATACGCACTGCAACTTATCACCGCGTCAAGTTTAATAAGGAAACGTAAGGGAG gTGGGTCTGTAACCTGTGATGACATTAAGAGATCATTTAACTTGTTTCTCGACTCTAAACGCAGCACTAAATACTTGATT aacTTCCAACACGATTACATGTTCTCGGAACTAAAGCCTAACGATGAAAAAATGGACgaagattaa
- a CDS encoding uncharacterized protein (note;~Tap-24g11.q1c.cand.181 - score = 54.59): protein MNSVASVLCETTEITSAEVDAYLTNVSDEQFLCMDENTTYYGIGHCSPSSDPLFFENGVQLSFDSSCYTDYSGSAYSGYSSSECSYYPELNSSLYNIAYKSEPFPSDGKYSSEGKYSVDGRYSMETKYSVDGKFLVDSGDILSLSPTPNLQYLTPKMKSSFEYSLNGISSNGASKTSNITSNMAATMSNMSSNMSSIPSNMNNIASIGSIGNNIVDVMTPGRNQYPTKVSTHDLALFNTMMDGNPLTPMKSNSNYQNSLKMQSSISTVASSCSSSIAYDSYSKYYPYDENTNSPYLRQSYGKNMDLLSYPEPNLSGNDSIQDMYPSERPVGNFTFQNNDIESIGENYFTPTSITRNVVTTFKVPSYDPSITPEERYREILKIIFKIPPSPETFLTPISSHVLNSESITELSKRYDDSQRIANPPETHVVYVRNGAELNLVLRNDNLLIQNPNQHKEPRNEKLKLTKQVLNTKNIASSSDLNESMIRSRNDEQGMSYLPYISCNWKGVHETSWWMSDDKGVVRNFKVKFDPVVFGSKAVAFEEATKFAKYVEGLIRPGSLIKWYPGFNIPIGTSGRANLRKVLHMDRMKNSELCDPVLEANGLKVAAKSTFGDMIIVELYKAAYVLGLWDVAAYNCLKTCKRRGYSFEWIHDIQSSGKRITLDALKYMRNVKELIEQDKLSRVNSEKKRRRRKLPDKRKRVP from the exons ATGAATTCAGTAGCGTCGGTGTTGTGCGAAACCACCGAAATCACGTCCGCAGAAGTCGATGCATATTTGACAAATGTATCCGACGAACAGTTTTTGTGCATGGACGAAAATACAACCTACTACGGAATAGGACACTGTTCACCCTCCTCAGACCCACTGTTTTTTGAAAATGGAGTCCAGCTGAGCTTCGATAGCTCGTGTTACACAGATTACTCAGGCTCAGCATATTCCGGATACTCATCAAGCGAATGCAGTTACTACCCAGAACTTAACAGCTCGTTATACAACATTGCATACAAGTCTGAACCGTTCCCAAGTGATGGAAAGTACTCATCAGAAGGTAAATATTCAGTTGACGGTAGATATAGCATGGAAACGAAGTATAGCGTGGATGGAAAGTTTTTAGTAGATAGCGGAGATATACTGTCACTGAGTCCGACACCAAATCTCCAGTACCTAACACCGAAAATGAAGTCAAGTTTCGAGTATTCATTGAATGGTATATCAAGTAATGGCGCCTCTAAAACAAGCAATATCACATCCAATATGGCTGCAACCATGTCTAACATGTCATCAAATATGAGCAGCATACCGTCGAACATGAATAACATAGCCTCTATTGGTAGCATAGGgaataatattgttgatGTGATGACGCCGGGAAGAAATCAGTACCCCACGAAGGTTTCTACACACGATCTTGCACTCTTCAATACCATGATGGACGGGAATCCTCTCACGCCCATGAAGTCGAACTCCAATTACCAAAACAGTCTCAAAATGCAAAGTTCAATAAGCACGGTTGCAAGTTCTTGCTCCTCATCCATAGCGTATGATAGTTACTCCAAGTATTATCCGTACGACGAAAATACAAATTCGCCATATCTGAGACAAA GTTATGGAAAGAACATggatttattatcatacCCGGAACCTAATTTGTCTGGAAACGATAGTATACAGGACATGTACCCATCAGAACGTCCAGTTGGGAATTTCACGTTCCAGAATAATGATATTGAGTCCATTGGAGAAAATTACTTTACACCGACAAGTATTACAAGAAACGTGGTAACGACATTCAAGGTTCCAAGCTATGATCCAAGTATTACCCCAGAAGAGAGATATAGAGAGATtttgaagataattttcaaGATCCCACCATCACCAGAAACTTTTTTGACGCCAATAAGTTCCCATGTACTTAACAGCGAGTCCATTACTGAACTGTCAAAAAGGTATGACGATTCCCAGCGCATAGCAAACCCGCCCGAAACACACGTAGTCTACGTAAGGAACGGAGCTGAGCTAAACCTAGTCCTGAGGAACGATAACCTATTGATCCAGAACCCAAACCAGCACAAAGAGCCTCGTAACGAGAAGCTCAAGTTGACCAAACAAGTACTCAACACAAAGAACATTGCAAGCAGCTCAGACCTCAACGAGAGCATGATCAGATCCAGAAATGATGAGCAAGGGATGAGTTACCTTCCCTATATAAGCTGTAACTGGAAAGGAGTCCACGAAACGAGCTGGTGGATGAGTGACGATAAAGGCGTCGTACGCAACTTCAAGGTCAAGTTTGACCCAGTAGTTTTCGGTTCTAAGGCTGTGGCCTTTGAGGAAGCAACCAAGTTCGCGAAGTACGTCGAGGGTCTTATCAGACCGGGCTCTCTCATCAAGTGGTACCCAGGGTTCAACATTCCAATTGGAACTAGTGGACGAGCAAACCTGAGGAAAGTTCTTCATATGGACCGCATGAAAAATTCCGAACTCTGTGACCCAGTGCTTGAAGCCAACGGACTCAAAGTGGCAGCCAAGTCAACCTTCGGAGACATGATAATTGTAGAACTGTACAAAGCGGCCTACGTCTTAGGCCTATGGGATGTAGCAGCATACAATTGCCTGAAAACCTGTAAGCGGAGAGGATACTCATTTGAGTGGATACACGATATACAATCAAGTGGAAAGAGAATAACACTGGACGCACTCAAGTATATGCGAAACGTCAAGGAACTCATTGAACAGGATAAGTTGTCAAGAGTTAATTCAGAAAAGAAACGCCGTAGAAGAAAGTTACCAGATAAGCGTAAAAGGGTACCTTAG
- a CDS encoding spliceosome-associated protein, putative (note;~Tap-24g11.q1c.C.cand.74 - score = 65.90) → MANKIDLSTIKIVRKKNPSTAKNLLKRLKRKQKQNEHKDVNGPSKTNAQTLKESLKNHFKDFENHLKDSEDIDIEYIPLGINNFIPLNIEDYGDFKGVFEKFSELENQSVEEEPAPVEQEPEEERFDDSDSDEDESQRRMSAKKMMRLMNRPTLYELKQSAEKPEVVEIWDTTASDPKFLVWLKGQRNTVPVPSHWSEKTPFMQNRRSSDKPPYKLPPHIEATKISEIRSALQIKENEKSLKQKQREKARPKSHRMDIDYQTLHDAFFKYAVKPPLTKYGDVYYEGKEMALRMRNCKPGQLSERLKNALGIGENAPPPWLINMQRYFPYTNTITFIIIIYIIHLFGPPPSYPNLRIPGVNAPLPESASFGYQPGGWGNMPTDESGNPLYGYFDSSYYEDNHIDKTFFGEIPQLPEEEEEESESDEEVKEETVKAAQAVSDTPISIGINTPLVDVGLSALDTPLQPMMQATQAPRKAYTVLEPKVAAPSNALFGSQITYQMPPPVATPLGMGGLNTPLGGIATPSLTTEEVDGISTTDQILRQLKYHEEKAKKVHEEAGQIVVTENKDLNKKKKKKQKHFFQPLFSTMVHLISNKLVNMKKIRIEEKRMNLYKLMNEGGGFYSKKEVHKLARMCSIPPMVVKEAESNKLKEELKDIDIDKVCEEYDNLNMKVEELEKNLVDNRVDVVVLKKQISVAKSAIIRFELHI, encoded by the exons ATGGCAAATAAAATAGATTTAAGTACCATAAAAATCGTCAGAAAGAAGAATCCCTCAACTGCCAAAAATCTATTAAAACGATTG AAAAGGAAACAAAAACAGAATGAACACAAAGATGTAAACGGACCATCTAAAACTAATGCCCAGACCCTGAAAGAATCCTTGAAAAACCATTTTAAAGACTTTGAAAATCACCTAAAAGATTCAGAAGATATTGATATAGAATATATTCCACTaggtattaataattttataccGTTAAACA TTGAGGATTATGGAGACTTTAAAGGAGTTTTCGAGAAGTTTTCTGAACTTGAAAATCAGTCAGTGGAAGAGGAACCTGCACCGGTTGAACAGGAACCAGAAGAGGAACGATTTGATGATTCAGACTCAGACGAAGAT GAATCGCAAAGGAGAATGAGCGCCAAGAAAATGATGAGATTAATGAATAGACCAACACTCTACGAACTTAAACAa tcGGCTGAAAAACCAGAAGTGGTTGAGATTTGGGATACAACAGCATCGGATCCAAAGTTTTTGGTATGGCTCAAGGGACAGAGAAATACAGTACCCGTGCCTTCTCACTGGAGTGAGAAGACTCCGTTCATGCAGAACAGACGCAGCTCAGATAAACCTCCATACAAACTACCGCCTCATATTGAGGCCACTAAGATCTCCGAAATAAGGTCTGCACTCCAGATTAAGGAGAACGAGAAGAGCTTGAAACAGAAACAGCGTGAAAAGGCCAGACCAAAATCACATAGAATGGATATTGATTACCAGACACTGCACGACGCGTTTTTCAAATACGCAGTTAAACCACCTCTTACAAAGTATGGTGACGTGTATTATGAAGGTAAAGAAATGGCGTTAAGAATGAGGAATTGTAAACCAGGGCAATTATCCGAAAGACTCAAAAATGCACTTGGAATAGGTGAAAACGCACCACCACCATGGCTAATTAATATGCAAAGGTACTTTCCATATACTAATACAATTACTTTCATCATAATTATctatattatacattt ATTTGGACCTCCTCCAAGTTATCCGAATTTACGTATTCCTGGAGTAAACGCACCCTTGCCAGAATCAGCATCGTTTGGCTATCAACCAGGTGGCTGGGGAAATATGCCGACAGATGAGTCAGGGAATCCATTATACGGTTACTTTGACTCATCCTATTACGAGGATAATCACATAGACAAGACCTTTTTTGGTGAAATCCCACAATTACCCgaggaagaagaagagGAATCTG AATCAGATGAAGAAGTTAAGGAAGAAACAGTTAAGGCAGCACAAGCTGTTTCAGACACACCA ATATCAATTGGAATAAATACACCTTTGGTCGATGTTGGACTATCTGCTCTGGACACACCGCTACAACCTATGATGCAGGCCACCCAGGCCCCAAGAAAAGCTTACACTGTTCTTGAGCCTAAGGTTGCAGCACCCTCAAATGCTCTTTTTGGATCTCAAATCACTTATCAAATGCCCCCGCCAGTAGCGACTCCTCTG ggCATGGGAGGATTAAACACACCACTAGGAGGTATCGCAACACCATCACTGACTACTGAAG AAGTGGATGGAATTAGTACAACTGACCAGATATTAAGGCAGTTGAAATACCACGAAGAAAAAGCCAAAAAGGTACACGAGGAAGCTGGACAAATTGTCGTAACTGAAAACAAGGATTTAAAtaagaaaaagaaaaagaaaca AAAACATTTTTTCCAACCATTATTTTCAACGATGGttcatttaatatcaaACAAACTGGTAAATATGAAAAAGATTAGAATTGAGGAGAAGAGAatgaatttgtataaattaatgaatgaAGGCGGTGGGTTCTATAGTAAAAAGGAAGTCCATAAATTAGCAAGAATGTGCTCAATTCCACCCATGGTAGTcaaag
- a CDS encoding uncharacterized protein (note;~Tap-24g11.q1c.C.cand.73 - score = 12.23;~1 probable transmembrane helix predicted for TA04545 by TMHMM2.0 at aa 7-29;~Signal peptide predicted for TA04545 by SignalP 2.0 HMM (Signal peptide probability 0.831, signal anchor probability 0.023) with cleavage site probability 0.659 between residues 21 and 22) gives MLLYNKFLIFLILINLNIIYGSHNINVVGFTGNSGQYVRGPNHPRFLQANPNVEKDKEPTFFSLLFHPKVKEASMDIGMEDSNVGVMKTIGTNEEEDHINELLNELEENEQNQVNYFYNNFDLQNAQLKEISKLF, from the exons atgttACTTTACAACaaatttcttatttttttaatattaattaatttaaatataatttatggGTCACATAACATAAATGTGGTTGGGTTTACCGGCAATAGCGGCCAATATGTGAGAGGGCCAAACCACCCTAGGTTCCTACAG gCAAACCCAAATGTTGAGAAGGATAAGGAACCGACTTTCTTCTCCTTACTATTTCACCCTAAAGTAAAAGAAGCTTCTATGGATATAGGAATGGAAGATTCAAACGTG GGTGTTATGAAGACAATTGGCACGAATGAAG aaGAGGACcatataaatgaattgCTGAATGAATTGGAGGAAAACGAGCAGAATCAAGTTAACTATTTCtacaataattttgacTTGCAAAATGCCCAATTAAAAGAAATCTCTAAACtgttttaa
- a CDS encoding uncharacterized protein (note;~Tap-24g11.q1c.cand.182 - score = 46.26), with protein sequence MEKEYDEKKYIELDLDKFFRENDEFNMLKTLQEMYVSSYKLELEIKPMVTNEIDSVLLCVDTILKMCNLIKDSKNNINLIVNMLNNFNYDETFKESLDKYNNFNAKDNNSYENTINNINNWMNEYHNLKLESSDLVLNKGMININSNVNSVIVDHLHSLSMKNYKFLKDNELLKSYELLLVKIPFLTKLVTNFDNGESNNLNKSVSKYKEIIEDSITLCEFYKKKLKSHCFSNLRSNSVGTVMHSVSVLLLLDGKGLENLRCIMNKRLELFKITTNSLSIGLESSLILLFSHILLNHIVFHVLNSFNKDLKVDDFTKMYEIMLLDHFAGHELTGLLHLKNKISEEIDKFEFDFPYLSQNSLENGKKTLFSLLESGFQKSCTQKITTIISSINVSVDHYMEIESELSNFSEYFDSEHFTKHSTCDEDRVKELALFSDSSSDLSKFIDEKVDSIVDKIRTQVLRKEFKGVELDSLSLYSIQGYNKKFINWMKEIGLLDSILLLSKLNSTENMDKLCKEIAEYYLNPLLSTVVKTINTMLDQQSQEYNVIDKGGLYMVLLMFGIANLRSYINEKNKYVECKFTRMFEESGLNMAINYYLQFKESNTLPDLIKADASILCMICEEKKNKGIFMEKTSYNDIKLLVGSVYEFEEEYSQFRCLLL encoded by the exons ATGGAGAAGGAGTATGACGAGAAGAAGTATATAGAGCTCGATTTGGATAAATTTTTCAGAGAAAACGACGAGTTCAACATGCTAAAAACGCTCCAAGAAATGTACGTCTCCTCATACAAGCTGGAGCTCGAAATCAAGCCTATGGTCACCAACGAAATCGACTCAGTCCTCCTGTGTGTTGACACAATTCTTAAAATGTGCAATCTCATCAAAGATtccaaaaataatattaatcttatagttaatatgttaaataatttcaattatGATGAAACCTTCAAGGAGTCGCTggataaatataacaatttcAATGCAAAGGACAATAATTCATACGaaaatactataaataatataaacaattGGATGAATGAGTATCATA atttaaaattagaatcTAGTGACTTGGTTCTCAATAAGGgaatgataaatataaattctaatGTAAATAGTGTAATCGTGGATCATTTACATTCTTTGTCAATGAAAAACTATAAATTTCTGAAGGATAATGAGCTTCTAAAGTCATATGAATTGCTTTTAGTCAAGATACcttttttaacaaaattagtTACCAATTTTGACAACGGagaatcaaataatttaaacaaaagtgtttcaaaatataaagaaataaTTGAGGATTCAATTACTTTGTGtgaattttataaaaaaaagCTAAAATCACACTGTTTCAGTAATTTGAGAAGTAATTCAGTGGGAACAGTGATGCACTCGGTGAGTGTGTTGTTATTGCTTGATGGCAAAGGCTTGGAAAATTTAAGGTGTATAATGAATAAGAGGTTGGAGCTCTTTAAAATCACAACTAACTCATTGAGTATTGGGTTGGAATCCTCTCTAATTTTACTCTTCTCACACATTCTTCTCAATCACATCGTATTCCACGTCTTAAActcatttaataaagatTTGAAAGTGGACGATTTTACCAAAATGTATGAAATTATGTTACTGGACCATTTCGCAGGACATGAGTTAACTGGACTTTTACACCTTAAAAACAAGATTTCAGAAGAAATTGACAAATTTGAGTTTGATTTCCCTTATTTATCGCAGAATAGTCTTGAAAATGGGAAAAAAACACTTTTTTCGCTGTTGGAAAGTGGGTTCCAGAAGAGCTGTACCCAGAAAATAACCACCATAATATCCTCGATAAATGTTTCGGTTGATCATTATATGGAGATTGAGTCTGAATTGAGTAATTTTTCTGAATACTTCGATTCCGAACATTTTACCAAGCACTCAACTTGTGATGAGGATAGGGTTAAGGAATTGGCTTTATTCAGTGACTCTTCTTCAGACCTGAGCAAATTTATAGACGAGAAAGTTGATTCAATTGTAGATAAAATAAGGACTCAAGTACTGCGTAAAGAGTTCAAAGGAGTAGAATTAGACTCTTTATCATTATACTCAATACAAGGATATAATAAGAAGTTCATAAATTGGATGAAGGAAATCGGGTTATTGGATTCGATTCTGCTCCTGAGTAAATTGAATAGCACCGAAAATATGGATAAATTGTGTAAGGAAATTGCAGAATATTATCTTAATCCCCTATTATCGACTGTTGTTAAGACAATAAACACAATGCTTGACCAACAATCTCAAG aatataatgTAATAGATAAAGGAGGACTATATATGGTACTATTAATGTTTGGAATCGCAAATTTGAGGAGTTATATAAACGAGAAGAACAAATATGTAGAGTGCAAATTTACGAGAATGTTCGAGGAATCCGGGCTGAATATGgcaataaattattatttacaatttaaaGAATCGAATACACTACCAGATCTCataaaa GCAGACGCTTCAATCCTGTGTATGATCTGTGAAGAGAAAAAAAACAAAGGAATTTTTATGGAAAAGACTAGttataatgatattaaattgttgGTTGGAAGTGTGtatgaatttgaagaaGAGTATTCACAGTTCAGATGTTTACTGTTGTAA
- a CDS encoding uncharacterized protein (note;~Tap-24g11.q1c.cand.184 - score = 21.33;~1 probable transmembrane helix predicted for TA04570 by TMHMM2.0 at aa 133-155) codes for MPIKVSQPLRLFKISPLVSFKPGAGVVYHPSAHEAYLNEKLRLEKAAKKGIKLPQTRSDCFYNGLNPDKIITNEWQSLDVGRKPMRGGYNFSSFRLPQVEAFNEDELAKFFDLENFMKRYSLKEMWKSAKFRYRFSAMMYLSVLFPAVLIWSEAIWRNRYEPLEPGIPNEDYHKHFIWHALGHKLDHHAFVQYSEARRTHKWRNDKINPEDYIPPQYRYLQKLPEDFCKHQ; via the exons ATGCCAATTAAGGTTTCGCAGCCCTTGAGATTATTCAAAATCAGCCCCTTGGTGAGTTTTAAGCCCGGAGCCGGAGTAGTTTATCATCCATCAGCCCACGAAGCctatttaaatgaaaaacTCAGACTTGAAAAAGCCGCCAAGAAag gAATAAAATTGCCACAAACGAGGAGTGACTGCTTCTATAATGGCCTGAACCCAGACAAGATTATCACAAATGAATGGCAGAGCCTCGACGTGGGAAGGAAGCCAATGAGAGGAGGATATAACTTCTCATCTTTCAGACTGCCTCAGGTGGAGGCGTTTAACGAGGACGAACTTGCGAAGTTTTTCGACCTCGAGAATTTCATGAAGAGGTACTCGCTCAAGGAGATGTGGAAATCTGCCAAGTTCAGATACAGGTTCAGCGCCATGATGTACCTCTCAGTTCTATTCCCCGCCGTCTTGATATGGTCTGAGGCCATCTGGAGGAACCGCTACGAGCCTCTGGAGCCCGGAATTCCCAATGAAGACTACCACAAGCACTTCATCTGGCACGCGCTCGGCCACAAACTCGACCACCATGCCTTTGTTCAATACTCTGAGGCCAGAAGAACACACAAGTGGAGAAACGACAAAATCAACCCAGAAGACTACATTCCACCGCAATACAGATATTTGCAAAAATTACCCGAGGATTTTTGTAAACACCAATAA
- a CDS encoding uncharacterized protein (note;~Tap-24g11.q1c.cand.183 - score = 38.90;~10 probable transmembrane helices predicted for TA04565 by TMHMM2.0 at aa 28-50, 63-85, 89-111, 161-178, 191-213, 243-265, 285-307, 319-341, 356-378 and 411-433;~GPI-Anchor Signal predicted for TA04565 by DGPI v2.04 with cleavage site probability 0.2924 near 402), translating to MAEKVSDRVGNLNTTDYDEKPEGGVSALSLLVGLFLGLANNFAEHFVFLLSYMSFKLLNGENSVPLNVFLFFFFFALGSVVFLFLSPLLSYFTVVSYVFEAFFFMLMLLSVKTFEEEPGRNVFTASVALLGLTHGVNKASTMGLVECTPFSNPRVVDLSKFLSGLLPLFLYVVFKFGVAEEDTFSKEELELFFVTVTSLALVLTLVGGLLSLWYSSTGAVKRYVERKKVENDTNPKFVPRHAGALFNGLLVPGLVFLALYFMKYTVFPTFFPLDASKKVDVGYKYLFLCLPGLMDGLSRLTFLYLFGKLNVDWGSLTPWKTLYMLVFDLLLVVYFAVLHNLQEEDFVLFEETFSLLFFMVFTLLHAATSDLVTLEFLSFRDDRERDKRDLETPSASNESGLSRASKRVTTFVFLNLLESVGSTLGALLTLLLFNLQPDK from the coding sequence ATGGCTGAAAAGGTTTCAGACAGAGTTggaaatttaaatacaaCTGATTACGACGAGAAGCCAGAAGGAGGCGTCAGCGCCCTTTCACTCCTAGTCGGCCTCTTTTTGGGACTCGCTAATAACTTTGCAGAACACTTTGTGTTTCTTCTCTCGTACATGTCATTCAAGCTCCTAAACGGAGAAAACAGTGTTCCGCTCAACGTCTTTTTGttcttctttttcttcGCGCTCGGCTCCGTAGTATTCCTTTTCCTGAGCCCACTCCTTTCATACTTCACAGTAGTGTCATATGTATTCGAGGCCTTTTTCTTCATGCTCATGCTACTCTCTGTCAAAACATTCGAAGAGGAACCAGGAAGAAACGTTTTTACAGCGTCTGTTGCACTTCTGGGCCTCACACATGGAGTAAATAAGGCCTCGACGATGGGTCTGGTGGAATGCACACCCTTCTCCAACCCAAGAGTGGTGGACCTCTCAAAGTTCCTCTCAGGATTATTACCACTCTTTTTGTATGTTGTCTTCAAATTCGGAGTAGCAGAAGAGGACACATTCTCAAAGGAGGAGCTGGAACTATTCTTCGTCACAGTGACCTCATTGGCCCTGGTACTCACACTCGTTGGAGGGCTACTCTCACTGTGGTACAGCTCAACAGGAGCAGTGAAGAGATACGTGGAGAGGAAGAAAGTTGAGAACGACACGAATCCAAAATTCGTTCCTAGACACGCAGGAGCACTTTTCAACGGCTTGCTGGTTCCAGGCCTGGTCTTCCTGGCTCTCTACTTCATGAAGTACACAGTCTTCCCGACGTTCTTCCCACTAGATGCCTCAAAGAAGGTCGACGTAGGATATAAATACCTTTTCTTGTGCCTTCCAGGACTCATGGATGGGCTCTCGAGGCTCACCTTCCTGTACCTCTTTGGGAAGCTCAACGTCGACTGGGGAAGTTTGACGCCCTGGAAGACGCTGTACATGCTGGTATTCGACCTTCTTCTTGTGGTTTACTTCGCCGTTCTGCACAACCTGCAGGAAGAAGACTTCGTTCTCTTCGAAGAGACTTTCTCGCTACTTTTCTTCATGGTATTCACACTACTCCACGCCGCAACCTCCGACCTCGTCACACTCGAGTTCCTCTCCTTCAGAGACGATCGCGAACGCGACAAGAGGGATTTAGAAACTCCCTCAGCTTCAAACGAATCTGGACTCTCCAGGGCCTCAAAGAGAGTTACCACATTCGTGTTCCTCAACCTCCTCGAATCCGTTGGGTCTACTCTCGGAGCACTCTTGACTCTGCTATTGTTCAATTTACAACCAGACAAATGA